In the genome of Paenibacillus sp. GP183, the window AGATGGAGCATGCTACTTTTCCTTTTGCTATTCACTCTGTGGATGTCACCTTGTGTCCATTTGATTTAGGCTTTATTACAATAAGAACCGAGCTCGACTGTGAAGTGATCAATTATTCATTAGCTCTCGAGTTTGCGAAACGATTTAGAGTTCTACAGAACATGAGCAAGCAGGATGACAAATCCTACATTCAGCATCAGAATGTAAATTACAATGAAGTTGAAGATTTTATTTTTGCTGTTCTGGTGCCAGATACAATGCGGTTTTTGGATAAAGAAAATATGAGTGAGGTTTATTTCGAGAACCTGCCGTTTTTTATTGATGAGCGGATGTTTGTTGAAAGCTTCTTTTCTTTACCGAAAGACTCGGAAATTACATTGGAGGACCAATATCGTGCAGCGCGAACGGATGGCCTGAAGATAAGGGAGAACCCTTCATCGGGGCTACCAATATGGACTATATTAAAGAATATTGTGCGATTCATTCCTATTACCGGTGGGGGCCGAATACGTATTTTACGATGGACGAGAATTCCTTTTGCTGCATTACCAATCAACCCCAAGACATTGCAACCAAGATCGCTAATAAAATGTATGGGGAGTACTATTATATTTTGTTAATTAACCTTTTTCATAAAATTGTACTGCTTAAGCTATCGATTGAGTATTCGCATGTACAGTTGAAATTGAACCAGGATCTCATTGATGAATTGATTCATTCCATCACAACCTTTTCGGCCAAATATTATTTCATCGAGGCGGTTTCCCAATCGCAGGGCAAGGAGCTGTATGGACTTGTGCGTAACCTGCATGGGATTGAGGAACTGTTTGAAGATGTGAAGCTGACTTTGGATGATTTGTTTAAATATCAATCCACTTATACGAATAGACGCTCAAGCATTTTATTAATGATATTAACCATCTACACAGTGATCAGCGGTATCTTTGGAATGAATCAAGTGATTGAAGATTTAAAAGGGGCTATTGCATTTGAAAAAATGCTTCATTATTCACCCTTTGAATACTTGGCTCTGGTCGTGACACTTTCGGGAATCACAATAGTTCTGTCGCTTGCCGCCAGTACCATATGGCAGTTCTATAAACGTAGAACCAAGGAAAAAACTCGAAAAAAATATTTGATGTGAAGCTTGAAAAAGGAGCTTTCCGATGAGGTATGACAACCTCCCGGGAAGCTCCTTTTCTTCAACGGCGGTAAATCTAATTATGTTGCTGCGCTGGCCGTCTTGACGACCGGATTCGGCTTTGGCTTTACCTTGCCGATGAACAAACAAAATGGAAGGGCTACAGCTGCGATCAAGGTAGCGATCACATACACGTCGTTGACACTCATCGTGAATGACATGGCGCCGATATGGAGTTTGTTCGTGTCGCCTCCTGCAATCAGAACAGCGCTGTGACTAGACGTGTGTGTAGCCAGCAGCGTGGTGAAGATGGCGATGGCGAACGAGCTGATCACATTTCGTGTCCAGTTCATGATTGCGGAAGCATGACCTGACAGCAGCGGATCGATCCGCTCCATGCCCGCATTGCTGGCCGGCATCATGCAGAATGCGATTCCCAGGTTCCGAATCGTCATCCAGACCATAATGTACGTATGCGAAACGTCGATGCTCAGCCAGCTAAGGAATATCGTTCCTGCGGACAAAAGCACAACCCCGATCGCCATCAACCAGCGTGGCCCGACGGTTGAATACATTTTGCCAACAAGCGGCATGGCGAGCGCCATGATGAGCGAAGCAGGCAGCAGGATAAGGCCAGTATCCATCGCCGAAACATGCTGGATATTCTGCAGAAAGATTGGGGTCAGGAACGTTCCCGAAAACATACTGACCGTCAGAATGTTGGTGATTAGCAGTGATATCGTATAACGACCATTGCGGAACACACGCAGATTAAGCAGCGGAGTCGACGTAGTTAATTCACGCCAGATAAAAGCAATTAAGAACAACGCTCCGATGATAAGTACCGTAACTGTTTTGGCTGAGCTCCAGCCCCATGTATGTCCCTGCGAGAGTCCGACTAGTAAAGTGGAGCTGCTTACCAGCACGGTAACAAATCCGATTCCATCGAAGCTTTTGGGAACACTGAGCCGATAATACGGAATAAATGCGATTATGAGAACAATGGCGATCAAGCAAATGGGAATGTTCATAAGGAACAGCCACTGCCACGCGAAGTTCTGAAGCAGCCAGCCGCTGAACGTCGGGCCGAATGCGGGCGCAAGCATGGCTGCAAGACCCCACAGCGAGATGGCCATCGCATGCTTCTCCCGCGGAATGACTTGGTAGATGATTGACATTGTCGCGGGGATGATCAAACCGCTAAACAATCCCTGCAAAATGCGAAAAGCGATCAGCGACTCCGGATTCCATGCGGTTGCGCACAAGCCGGATGCGAAGGTAAAGCCGATCAGAGAGAATAAGTACAAGCGCTTATAGCTGAACTTTTCGCCGAAATATCCCACGACAGGTGCCGATGTGCCCATGGCCAGCATAAAACCTGTCAATGTCCATTGAATCGTACCGAGACTAGTGTCGAAATGCTTCTGCAAAATCGGCAGTGCAATGTTGATCGTGCTGGAGGCCAGGATACAGATGAACGACCCAACGAAAATAGCGGTCATGATCGGCCAAAAGCGAACTTGCTGAGTAGGTGAAGCGGTGCTCATAAATAATCTCCCTCTGTTTGACTATATGTCTATATTTACATATAATAAATCCATAAACAATTATATGACAGAAAATCAATTGTGTCAAAGTTGACATATGAAATGAGGCGGAAATGAATACATTAGCATACGGGTTGCTCAACATTCTTACTTTGGCTCCCCAGTCGGGGTATGATTTGATGCTCCGGATTCAGTCGTTCTGGCCTGCCAAGCATAGTCAAATCTATCCCATTCTGGCTTCTCTGGAGAAGGAAGGGTTGGTTAGCTGCGAATGGGTCCAGCAATCTGACAAGCCTGACAAAAAAGTGTATTCCATCACGGAGCAAGGGTTCGAATCATTACGGGCGTGGAAATGCGAACCTCTTGGCGATCCGGTCCTGCGGGACGAGATGCTTCTAAAGCTTTATGGCTTGCCTTTGGATGAATTGGGATCTTATCGTAAAATGATCGGCGAGAGGCTTGAATTTTATCGGCTTAAAATCATGCAGGTAGAGAAAAAGCTGGAGAAGTTTCGGGAGTCGGAGGAAGGGGAACCGAAGCCTGGATCGACATTGCTTGGAGTTTACTTGTTGCTTAGAAAGGCCGCTTTCGATCTACAGGCCGGAATCAGCTGGTGCGAATGGGCTCTTACCCAATTGCAGGACAAGAATGAATAAAGTTGAAAGATATCATGTGAAAAAGGTCAGACCCCGTGTGGATAATCTACTGTCGAGCAAAAAAATTGGCTTCTCAATAGGAAGGAAAATTAAAAAACCATATCGAATATTTAAAATAGAAATTTCTGGAATAACCCATTATTGATCTAATCAACTATAGAAACATTACAAAAGTGGGGTGCTTTATTGAATGGATGGAAAGCATTATGGATTTGATCAGAGTAATTTACAAATTGAATCAAAGGGAATATATAAAGGCAAACTTTAGAATAATTTACAGTAATTTTGGAGTTCGGTTCTTAATACAATTTTGGCATTTATCTTGATCATTTGCGTTATTATGATTCCATTTTACGTTTATTTCTTTTCTAAAAAGAAATACGAACAGAATCGATCTGTATATGAAGAAAAAGAATGTATTCTAAGAAAAGAAGGTCTACTTATTAAATCTGACTCAACTTCCACAGATTTAAAATGGAGTGATCTCCATAAATTTAAGCTCACCAAAGAATTTTTGTTATTCTATTTTAGCAAATATCAAGCCATTACAATTCCTACTCGGGTATTTACTCAAGTGCAAATTAGACATGTTTTAAAGCTAGCAAAGGTAAAAGTTAAGAATAAAATCAGCGCCATAGCAGTTATATCAGTTACTTTTGTAATTCTTTTAGCTTTTTTGCTTATCGTCGGAATTATTCATTTCATATCACGTGTCCGGGTTATGACATTACCAACTGCAATTATGACATATTCACAAAACTCGTATTTTGTACATATGTCTTTAAACCGGAAAAATCCACTCATATTACTCTTAGGGAATTAGGCGGCGGATTAGTCTAACGACGAGAACATACCCCGATTAGCGACAAGAAAGTACCCACAAACATCAAAATCATTATATTTCACGACAAGAAAATACCTTGAATATGAACAGCCACCAATTGTGCGACAAGAACATACCTCGAATATGTACAGAAAGACAAGAAAACACCTTCATTATTGGGTTATCAACACAAAATTTTTGGTTGACATGAAAATCCCATAATATTGCTCTGTTTTATAATATATAGGAATGTCGTTCTTCTCCGTATTTAATATTGTGTTTTCTTAAAATT includes:
- a CDS encoding DHA2 family efflux MFS transporter permease subunit; this translates as MSTASPTQQVRFWPIMTAIFVGSFICILASSTINIALPILQKHFDTSLGTIQWTLTGFMLAMGTSAPVVGYFGEKFSYKRLYLFSLIGFTFASGLCATAWNPESLIAFRILQGLFSGLIIPATMSIIYQVIPREKHAMAISLWGLAAMLAPAFGPTFSGWLLQNFAWQWLFLMNIPICLIAIVLIIAFIPYYRLSVPKSFDGIGFVTVLVSSSTLLVGLSQGHTWGWSSAKTVTVLIIGALFLIAFIWRELTTSTPLLNLRVFRNGRYTISLLITNILTVSMFSGTFLTPIFLQNIQHVSAMDTGLILLPASLIMALAMPLVGKMYSTVGPRWLMAIGVVLLSAGTIFLSWLSIDVSHTYIMVWMTIRNLGIAFCMMPASNAGMERIDPLLSGHASAIMNWTRNVISSFAIAIFTTLLATHTSSHSAVLIAGGDTNKLHIGAMSFTMSVNDVYVIATLIAAVALPFCLFIGKVKPKPNPVVKTASAAT
- a CDS encoding PadR family transcriptional regulator; this translates as MNTLAYGLLNILTLAPQSGYDLMLRIQSFWPAKHSQIYPILASLEKEGLVSCEWVQQSDKPDKKVYSITEQGFESLRAWKCEPLGDPVLRDEMLLKLYGLPLDELGSYRKMIGERLEFYRLKIMQVEKKLEKFRESEEGEPKPGSTLLGVYLLLRKAAFDLQAGISWCEWALTQLQDKNE
- a CDS encoding YcxB family protein: MIPFYVYFFSKKKYEQNRSVYEEKECILRKEGLLIKSDSTSTDLKWSDLHKFKLTKEFLLFYFSKYQAITIPTRVFTQVQIRHVLKLAKVKVKNKISAIAVISVTFVILLAFLLIVGIIHFISRVRVMTLPTAIMTYSQNSYFVHMSLNRKNPLILLLGN